A genome region from Celeribacter baekdonensis includes the following:
- a CDS encoding ABC transporter permease, which produces MALPTYASPLERAWHATYLVICVLVFVFLISPILVIVPLSFNAEPYFTYTEKMLSFDAEGYSMRWYDSLLTSGMQASEAVRDGAWWSDLWHNADWVKAAKNSVIIGFWATILSTVLGTLAALGLSRPEMPWRRTIMAILISPMIVPIIIVATGMFFFYSNPCAIFGVECGRLTSTYTGVVLAHAALGIPFVIITVTATLSGFDQSLIRAAASLGANPRRTFFKVVMPLILPGVISGGLFAFVTSFDEVVAVLFIAGPDQQTIPREMWSGIREQISPAILAVATILVVISIALLTVVEILRRRSERLRGVAAH; this is translated from the coding sequence ATGGCCCTTCCGACCTATGCCTCCCCACTCGAACGCGCGTGGCATGCCACCTATCTGGTGATCTGCGTTCTGGTGTTCGTCTTCCTGATTTCGCCGATCCTTGTCATCGTCCCGTTGTCCTTCAATGCGGAGCCGTATTTCACCTACACGGAGAAAATGCTGAGCTTTGATGCCGAGGGCTATAGCATGCGCTGGTATGACTCGCTTTTGACCTCGGGGATGCAGGCCTCCGAAGCGGTGCGTGATGGGGCGTGGTGGTCCGATCTGTGGCACAATGCGGATTGGGTGAAAGCGGCGAAGAACTCCGTGATCATCGGCTTTTGGGCAACGATCCTGTCAACCGTTCTGGGCACATTGGCCGCACTTGGCCTGTCGCGCCCGGAAATGCCATGGCGGCGGACGATCATGGCCATCTTGATCAGTCCGATGATCGTGCCGATCATCATCGTTGCAACCGGGATGTTCTTTTTCTATTCGAACCCCTGCGCCATTTTCGGCGTTGAATGCGGTCGGTTGACCTCGACCTACACCGGCGTCGTTTTGGCCCATGCCGCTCTTGGCATTCCGTTTGTGATCATCACTGTAACGGCGACGCTGTCGGGTTTTGACCAGTCCCTGATCCGGGCTGCGGCAAGCCTGGGCGCCAATCCGCGCCGCACCTTCTTCAAAGTGGTGATGCCGCTGATCCTGCCGGGTGTGATTTCGGGCGGTCTCTTTGCCTTCGTCACCTCCTTTGACGAAGTGGTCGCGGTGCTGTTCATCGCGGGGCCCGATCAGCAAACCATCCCGCGTGAAATGTGGAGCGGCATTCGCGAACAGATCAGCCCCGCGATCCTTGCTGTGGCAACAATCCTTGTGGTGATCTCGATTGCGCTTTTGACAGTCGTGGAAATTCTGCGCCGCCGGTCTGAACGGCTGCGAGGGGTTGCTGCGCATTAA
- the folD gene encoding bifunctional methylenetetrahydrofolate dehydrogenase/methenyltetrahydrofolate cyclohydrolase FolD, with protein sequence MTAHIIDGKAFAAGLGDRIAAGAAAFADKTGRAPGLAVVLVGSDPASEIYVRSKGLMARKLGMESFEHSLPAETTQDTLMSLIAELNANEAVDGILVQLPLPDHLDSLQVIEAIDPAKDVDGLHPLSAGYLASGLPGLVSCTPLGCLMLLKDQLGSLCGLDAIVVGRSILVGKPMAQLLLAENCTVTMAHSRTADLAEKVGKADIVVAAVGRAEMIKGDWIKDGATVIDVGTSRVIRDGKKYLVGDVDFAAASEKARAITPVPGGVGPMTIMTLMHNTLIAAYRRKTYPVPELGA encoded by the coding sequence ATGACGGCACATATTATCGACGGAAAAGCCTTTGCCGCAGGTCTCGGGGATCGGATTGCTGCAGGAGCGGCTGCATTCGCTGACAAGACAGGCCGCGCGCCCGGTCTTGCGGTTGTTCTGGTCGGCTCTGACCCGGCCAGTGAAATCTATGTCCGCAGCAAAGGCCTGATGGCCCGCAAGCTCGGCATGGAAAGTTTCGAACATAGCCTGCCCGCAGAGACCACGCAGGATACACTGATGTCGCTCATCGCGGAATTGAACGCCAATGAGGCCGTGGACGGCATTCTCGTTCAGCTCCCCCTGCCCGACCACCTCGACAGCCTTCAGGTGATCGAAGCGATTGACCCGGCCAAAGATGTCGACGGCCTGCATCCTCTGAGCGCGGGCTATCTGGCCTCGGGTCTGCCCGGTCTCGTGTCCTGCACGCCATTGGGCTGTCTGATGCTGCTCAAGGATCAGCTTGGGTCTCTCTGCGGGCTTGATGCGATTGTTGTCGGGCGCTCGATCCTCGTCGGCAAACCGATGGCTCAGCTTTTGTTGGCGGAAAACTGCACCGTGACCATGGCGCATTCACGCACGGCTGATCTGGCGGAAAAAGTCGGCAAGGCCGATATCGTCGTGGCCGCTGTCGGTCGCGCCGAAATGATCAAAGGCGACTGGATCAAAGACGGCGCCACTGTGATCGACGTCGGCACCAGCCGCGTCATCCGCGATGGGAAAAAGTACCTCGTGGGGGATGTCGACTTTGCCGCCGCGTCTGAAAAAGCCCGTGCCATCACGCCTGTTCCGGGTGGCGTCGGTCCGATGACCATCATGACGCTGATGCACAACACGCTGATCGCCGCTTACCGGCGCAAGACTTATCCAGTTCCGGAGTTGGGTGCATGA
- a CDS encoding electron transfer flavoprotein subunit alpha/FixB family protein, translating to MAILLFAEHDNASLSEQTAKALTAASQIGGDVDILIAGKGASAAAEAAAKLTGVRKVLLAESEALEQRLAEAAAALIVSLAPEYDTVLAPATTNGKNVLPRVAALLDVMQVSEVTEVVSADTFKRPIYAGNAIEVVQSTDATKVLTVRTAGFAATTDGGSAEVSSIDAPSEGSDLSSFIKNIQTESDRPELNSAKIIVSGGRALGSEEKFNEVITPLADKLGAAVGASRAAVDAGYAANDLQVGQTGKVVAPDLYIACGISGAIQHLAGMKDSKIIVAINTDEDAPIFQVADYGIVGDLFDILPELERQL from the coding sequence ATGGCTATTCTTCTTTTCGCAGAACATGACAATGCGAGCCTGTCGGAGCAAACCGCAAAGGCTCTGACGGCTGCATCCCAAATCGGCGGCGACGTCGATATTTTGATCGCGGGCAAAGGTGCGTCTGCCGCCGCCGAAGCCGCGGCAAAACTAACCGGCGTGCGCAAGGTCTTGTTGGCCGAAAGCGAGGCGCTCGAACAGCGTCTGGCCGAAGCCGCCGCAGCGCTCATCGTTTCGCTTGCACCTGAGTATGACACCGTTCTGGCCCCGGCCACGACCAACGGCAAAAACGTGCTGCCGCGCGTCGCGGCTCTGCTTGACGTGATGCAGGTGTCCGAGGTCACCGAAGTGGTGTCCGCCGACACGTTCAAACGTCCAATCTATGCTGGCAACGCCATCGAAGTCGTGCAATCCACGGATGCGACCAAGGTTCTGACCGTGCGCACCGCAGGCTTTGCCGCCACAACGGACGGCGGCTCCGCAGAGGTCAGCTCCATCGACGCGCCCTCAGAGGGCAGCGATTTGTCCTCCTTCATCAAGAACATCCAGACGGAAAGCGATCGCCCGGAACTGAACTCCGCCAAGATCATCGTGTCCGGCGGCCGTGCTCTTGGGTCTGAAGAGAAATTCAACGAGGTCATCACACCTTTGGCCGACAAACTCGGTGCCGCTGTGGGGGCGTCCCGCGCCGCTGTGGATGCGGGCTATGCGGCGAACGATCTTCAGGTTGGTCAAACCGGCAAGGTTGTCGCCCCCGATCTCTACATTGCCTGCGGCATTTCCGGTGCAATCCAGCACCTCGCAGGGATGAAAGATTCGAAAATCATCGTGGCGATCAACACCGATGAAGACGCCCCAATTTTCCAAGTGGCGGATTATGGCATCGTTGGCGATCTCTTCGACATCCTGCCCGAGCTTGAGCGTCAACTGTGA
- a CDS encoding ABC transporter ATP-binding protein, whose product MVASSDNAFVSFEHVQKSYDGETLVVKDLNLQLAKGEFLTMLGPSGSGKTTCLMMLAGFETATHGEIRLDGQPINQVPPHKRGIGMVFQNYALFPHMTVGENLAFPLEVRGMGKSERETKVKRALDMVQMGAFANRRPAQLSGGQQQRIALARALVFDPKLVLMDEPLGALDKQLREHMQFEIKHLHESLGITVVYVTHDQGEALTMSDRVAVFNDGRIQQLAPPAELYERPDNSFVAGFIGENNKLPGVIEELNGDRAVVCLENGERIHATAVNVRAKGEKTLVSIRPERVEFKPELIPEGSHTIDAEVLEVIYMGDILRTRMKVAGHDEFVLKCRNTIDQVPLSPGQRIRIGWNPLDARALDMI is encoded by the coding sequence ATGGTTGCATCAAGCGACAATGCGTTCGTGTCTTTCGAACATGTACAGAAAAGCTACGATGGCGAAACCCTCGTGGTGAAAGACCTCAACCTGCAACTGGCCAAGGGCGAGTTCCTGACCATGCTTGGACCGTCAGGCAGTGGCAAAACCACCTGTCTGATGATGTTGGCCGGGTTTGAAACGGCGACCCATGGCGAGATCCGCCTCGATGGTCAGCCGATCAATCAGGTGCCGCCGCACAAACGCGGCATCGGTATGGTGTTCCAGAACTACGCGCTTTTCCCGCATATGACGGTGGGTGAAAACCTTGCCTTTCCGCTTGAAGTGCGTGGCATGGGCAAATCCGAGCGTGAGACAAAGGTCAAACGCGCGCTTGATATGGTGCAGATGGGGGCCTTTGCCAATCGCCGCCCGGCCCAGCTTTCGGGCGGTCAGCAACAACGGATCGCATTGGCCCGCGCTTTGGTGTTTGACCCCAAGCTGGTGCTGATGGACGAACCGCTCGGCGCCCTCGACAAGCAGTTGCGCGAACATATGCAATTCGAGATCAAACACCTGCACGAGAGCCTCGGCATCACCGTCGTCTATGTGACCCACGACCAAGGCGAGGCGTTGACCATGTCGGATCGCGTCGCGGTGTTCAACGATGGCCGCATTCAACAGCTCGCACCACCGGCAGAACTCTATGAGCGCCCGGACAACAGTTTTGTTGCGGGTTTCATCGGCGAAAACAACAAGCTGCCCGGCGTGATCGAAGAGCTGAACGGCGACCGTGCCGTTGTGTGTCTTGAGAATGGCGAACGGATTCATGCGACAGCGGTGAATGTCCGCGCAAAAGGCGAAAAGACTTTGGTGTCCATTCGTCCGGAACGTGTTGAATTCAAACCCGAACTGATCCCCGAAGGATCTCACACCATCGACGCGGAAGTGCTCGAAGTGATTTACATGGGGGACATTTTGCGCACCCGCATGAAGGTGGCGGGCCATGATGAGTTCGTCTTGAAATGCCGCAACACCATTGACCAGGTTCCGTTGTCTCCCGGCCAACGTATTCGCATTGGTTGGAATCCCCTCGATGCACGCGCGCTGGACATGATCTGA
- a CDS encoding electron transfer flavoprotein subunit beta/FixA family protein, whose product MKVLVPVKRVVDYNVKIRVKADNSGVDLANVKMSMNPFDEIAVEEAVRLKEAGKADEIIAVSVGPAQAQDVLRTALAMGADRAILITVDGPVEPLTVAKLLKGVVADVAPELVILGKQAIDDDANQTGQMLSALLGWSQATFASEIELGDGSAKVTREVDDGLQAIEVKLPAIVTADLRLNEPRYASLPNIMKAKKKPLETKDPGDYGVTVKHRLNVLRVEEPTQRDAGIKVSSAAELIDKLKNEANVI is encoded by the coding sequence ATGAAAGTACTCGTTCCTGTAAAACGGGTGGTCGATTATAATGTGAAAATCCGCGTCAAAGCGGACAATTCCGGTGTCGACCTCGCCAATGTCAAAATGTCCATGAACCCCTTTGACGAGATTGCCGTCGAAGAGGCCGTGCGTCTGAAAGAAGCGGGCAAGGCGGATGAAATCATCGCCGTATCCGTTGGTCCGGCACAGGCCCAAGACGTGTTGCGCACCGCGCTCGCCATGGGTGCCGACCGTGCCATTCTGATCACCGTCGACGGCCCTGTTGAGCCGCTCACCGTCGCAAAACTCCTCAAAGGTGTTGTGGCGGACGTGGCCCCCGAATTGGTGATCCTCGGCAAACAGGCAATCGACGACGACGCCAATCAAACCGGCCAGATGCTCTCTGCTCTTCTCGGCTGGTCGCAGGCCACATTTGCCTCCGAGATCGAGCTGGGCGATGGCTCCGCGAAAGTCACCCGCGAGGTCGACGACGGCCTTCAGGCCATTGAGGTCAAACTCCCCGCCATTGTGACCGCCGATCTGCGTCTCAATGAGCCGCGCTATGCCTCTTTGCCGAACATCATGAAGGCCAAGAAAAAGCCGCTCGAGACAAAAGACCCCGGCGATTATGGCGTCACAGTCAAGCATCGGTTGAACGTGTTGCGCGTCGAAGAGCCGACGCAACGCGACGCGGGGATCAAAGTGTCCTCTGCCGCCGAGCTGATCGACAAGCTCAAAAACGAAGCCAACGTCATCTGA
- a CDS encoding ABC transporter permease, whose amino-acid sequence MSDVASQLTTADGRPLKAALATAQARAKRRAFFLVLPLLAFIMITFAVPIGQMLQRSVYNDGFSQTAPALTAWFAANPKGTVPDEAAYAALASDLNLMKETRMAGDAGTRINYVVSGTRSLFTKSARKAADFEPPYMAALLDIDEDWQDPRVWNAMRTASNPWTLDFYTIAFDRERDAEGKLVKVNENQRIYVKLYIKTFVVAAVITAICLLLAFPVAHLLATLPMARANLLMILVLLPFWTSLLVRTTSWIVLLQGQGVINSILVSLGIIGDDGRIQMIYNQTGTIIAMVHILLPFMVLPLYSVMRVIPPSYTRAARSLGATSWTTFRRIYLPQTIPGIGAGVLLVFILAVGYYITPALVGGADGQLFSNMVQFHMTKANWSMAAALATMLLVGVLVLYWLYDRLIGIDKLKLG is encoded by the coding sequence ATGTCTGACGTCGCTTCTCAGTTGACCACCGCGGACGGGCGCCCACTCAAGGCCGCTTTGGCCACGGCACAGGCGCGGGCCAAACGCCGTGCCTTCTTTCTGGTCCTACCGTTGCTCGCATTCATTATGATTACATTCGCCGTGCCCATTGGCCAGATGTTGCAGCGCTCGGTGTACAATGACGGTTTTTCCCAGACCGCCCCAGCACTCACGGCATGGTTCGCGGCCAACCCAAAAGGGACAGTGCCCGATGAGGCGGCCTATGCGGCTTTGGCCTCAGATCTCAACCTGATGAAAGAAACGCGTATGGCGGGGGATGCCGGCACTCGGATCAACTATGTTGTGTCTGGCACGCGCTCGCTCTTTACCAAATCGGCGCGCAAGGCCGCGGATTTTGAGCCGCCTTATATGGCTGCGCTGCTTGATATTGATGAGGATTGGCAAGACCCGCGTGTCTGGAATGCGATGCGGACCGCCTCCAACCCTTGGACGTTGGATTTTTACACCATCGCCTTTGACCGTGAACGCGATGCGGAGGGCAAACTCGTCAAAGTGAATGAGAACCAACGCATTTACGTCAAGCTCTACATCAAAACCTTTGTTGTTGCTGCGGTCATCACGGCGATCTGCCTGCTCTTGGCTTTCCCGGTCGCGCATTTGCTGGCAACCCTGCCGATGGCCAGGGCCAACCTGTTGATGATCCTCGTGCTGTTGCCATTCTGGACCTCGCTTCTGGTGCGAACGACAAGTTGGATTGTGCTGTTGCAAGGCCAAGGCGTGATCAACAGCATCCTTGTGTCGCTTGGCATCATTGGTGACGATGGCCGTATTCAGATGATCTACAACCAGACCGGCACGATTATTGCCATGGTGCATATCCTGTTGCCCTTCATGGTGTTGCCGCTCTATTCCGTGATGCGTGTGATCCCGCCGAGTTACACCCGCGCGGCCCGTAGCCTTGGCGCGACGAGCTGGACGACCTTCCGGCGTATTTATCTGCCACAGACCATCCCCGGCATTGGGGCTGGCGTGCTCTTGGTCTTTATCCTCGCGGTTGGCTACTACATCACCCCGGCGTTGGTCGGCGGTGCGGATGGTCAGCTTTTCTCGAACATGGTGCAGTTCCACATGACCAAGGCGAATTGGTCCATGGCGGCGGCTCTGGCGACCATGCTTCTGGTCGGGGTTCTGGTGCTGTACTGGCTCTATGATCGCCTGATCGGCATCGACAAATTGAAACTCGGTTAA
- the purU gene encoding formyltetrahydrofolate deformylase produces MSSNSYILRVACDDQPGIVAAISAAMSSRGANLAESNQFWDRKTNKFFLRMSCLFPESVTKDSVELALKPAVDRFSLKLKVEDETRKPKIIIMVSKFDHAMLHLLYQIKTGWLDAEVAAIVSNHEDARKVAEQEGIPFHCWPVNKENKTEQEDKLAALVQETGAELVILARYMQVISNELSNQLFGMIINIHHSFLPSFKGAKPYHQAYDRGVKLIGATAHYVTPDLDEGPIIEQETERVTHTMSAEDFVATGRDIESRVLARAVKYHLEGRVMMNDNRTVVFTP; encoded by the coding sequence ATGAGCTCCAATTCCTACATTCTGCGCGTCGCCTGTGACGACCAGCCGGGCATCGTTGCCGCCATCAGTGCGGCCATGTCCTCCCGCGGGGCAAACCTCGCTGAATCCAACCAGTTCTGGGATCGCAAGACGAACAAATTCTTCCTGCGCATGTCCTGCCTTTTCCCCGAGTCTGTCACCAAGGACAGTGTTGAACTGGCCCTGAAACCGGCGGTTGATCGGTTCAGCCTCAAACTCAAGGTCGAGGATGAGACCCGCAAGCCGAAGATCATCATCATGGTGTCGAAATTCGACCACGCGATGCTGCACCTTTTGTACCAGATCAAAACTGGTTGGCTTGACGCCGAAGTGGCGGCCATCGTGTCCAACCACGAAGACGCCCGCAAAGTCGCCGAACAGGAAGGCATTCCCTTCCATTGCTGGCCGGTGAACAAAGAGAACAAGACCGAGCAGGAAGATAAACTTGCCGCTCTCGTTCAGGAAACCGGGGCCGAACTGGTGATCCTTGCACGCTACATGCAGGTGATTTCCAACGAGCTGTCCAACCAGCTCTTTGGCATGATCATCAACATTCACCATTCCTTCTTGCCGTCCTTCAAAGGCGCGAAGCCCTATCACCAAGCCTATGACCGTGGCGTCAAACTCATCGGGGCGACCGCGCATTATGTGACGCCAGATCTTGATGAAGGCCCGATCATCGAACAGGAAACCGAACGCGTCACCCACACCATGTCCGCCGAGGATTTCGTCGCAACTGGTCGCGACATCGAATCCCGCGTTCTGGCCCGTGCGGTGAAATATCACCTCGAAGGTCGTGTCATGATGAATGACAACCGCACCGTCGTCTTCACTCCGTAA
- a CDS encoding ABC transporter substrate-binding protein, with product MNKKTLFALTTALGGLALPALADDITIMSWGGSYSAAETEAYYKPFTAETGIGIVSVDADNPATPVKAQVDAGNVTTDVALFLVSDAVRLCDEGQLMPIEASMLPDGVDGTPAMDDFLEGTLSECMVPNDIYATAVAFDASQYAQGAAPTSIADFFDIEKFPGKRGVLKSPKVVLEMALMADGVPADEVYDLLDTDEGVDRAFAKLDTIKNDAIYWEAGAQPPQLLADGEVVMTMSYNGRIFNAAVNEGKPFEVLWDGQVFEWEGYVIPEGAPNAEAAMEYIKFATSSASSARFSERISYGTPRKSAAPLVGNVNGTDIPMAPNLPTYPANMTNALASSADFWVDRETELGERFNAWLLSN from the coding sequence ATGAACAAGAAGACTCTTTTCGCGCTGACCACGGCGCTTGGTGGCCTTGCGCTTCCGGCACTGGCCGATGACATCACCATCATGAGCTGGGGTGGGTCTTATTCTGCGGCGGAAACCGAGGCGTATTACAAACCCTTCACCGCAGAAACTGGCATTGGTATTGTGTCCGTCGACGCCGACAATCCCGCCACTCCGGTGAAAGCCCAAGTGGATGCGGGCAACGTGACCACCGACGTGGCGCTGTTCCTGGTTTCCGATGCTGTGCGTCTGTGTGACGAAGGTCAATTGATGCCGATTGAGGCCTCGATGCTGCCTGATGGGGTCGATGGCACCCCGGCGATGGACGATTTCCTCGAAGGCACGCTGAGCGAATGCATGGTGCCGAACGACATCTATGCCACCGCCGTTGCGTTTGACGCGTCGCAATACGCACAGGGTGCTGCTCCGACCTCCATCGCCGATTTCTTTGACATCGAGAAATTCCCCGGCAAACGCGGCGTTTTGAAAAGCCCGAAAGTGGTTCTGGAAATGGCGCTGATGGCCGATGGCGTGCCTGCCGATGAGGTCTATGACTTGCTCGACACCGACGAAGGTGTGGATCGCGCGTTCGCGAAACTCGACACCATCAAGAATGACGCGATCTATTGGGAAGCCGGCGCACAGCCGCCGCAGCTTTTGGCCGATGGCGAAGTGGTGATGACCATGTCCTACAACGGCCGGATCTTCAACGCCGCCGTGAACGAAGGCAAACCTTTCGAAGTGCTCTGGGACGGTCAGGTGTTTGAGTGGGAAGGTTACGTGATCCCCGAAGGTGCCCCGAACGCAGAGGCTGCAATGGAGTACATCAAATTCGCGACCTCCAGCGCCTCTTCCGCTCGCTTCTCCGAACGCATCTCCTACGGCACGCCGCGTAAATCTGCGGCGCCGCTTGTGGGCAATGTCAACGGCACCGACATTCCGATGGCGCCGAACCTGCCGACCTACCCGGCGAACATGACCAACGCGTTGGCCTCTTCTGCTGATTTCTGGGTCGACCGTGAGACCGAGCTGGGCGAGCGTTTCAACGCATGGCTTCTGTCCAACTGA
- a CDS encoding GcvT family protein, which produces MSSFPNRAKVVIVGLGGIVGASVAHHLIENGWDDIVGIDKSAVPTDIGSTGHASDFCFATSHDLLSTWSTMYSMDFYEKMGRYSRIGGIEVCRKGDDDRLTELKRRCDSGRAFGSNVRMITAAEAKEKFPLLEEDQIECAMWDPDAGLVVPRSQAVAGELIDAAEKSGKLKVFANTPALELITENGRVTGVKTHRGTIMADYVVVCAGLWGRLIAEMAGEDLPVMPVDHPLTFFGPYDEFAGTGLEIGRPLLRDQGNSAYMRDTGDPATTEGGQMEWGYYYEKDVRMVHPRDILEKEEARMGPSMRDLSLEDVIEPLEKAMELTPILAELGFNEAHSFNGLLQTTTDGGPSMGESRKLRGLWYAVAIWVKDGPGMGKLIADWMTKGRTDVDHNGIDYARFNDYQLTEDYIWGRCEETAAKIYNPPVHPREPFANARGIRRSPFYEREVELGGYFMELGGWERAHGYAANEHLLEKYADQVPVREAEWDNRHFWRVSNAEQLEMSADCGMINLSHFHMTDISGPDHVALMEYLCAAKIGGDNMIGKGIYTHMLDDEGMVRADFTVFRMEDRCRLVNGADAGPRDLMYMKRMAQDRGLDVTITDVTEDYTTVGIWGPNARENLKKVVTDPDMLDVENFPFAAIKTIEIAGKKVSAFRISYVGEQGWELHMRFDDGLAVWDALRAEGVLAVGVETYANSRRLEKSLRLQNADLNTMYNLYEADLSRPKVKEAEFRGKEKHIEYRGREHQPAMLCTLVMKEHTDSNGVKRYPNTTLPVMDPETGEVLIDELGRRSFTSSVAFGPTVGKNIALAYLPWDYCQLGRELNVTYLDETYPVEVAGVGYAPLYDPENTKPRS; this is translated from the coding sequence ATGTCTTCGTTCCCCAACAGGGCCAAAGTTGTCATCGTCGGTCTCGGCGGTATCGTCGGCGCCTCCGTCGCGCATCATCTCATTGAAAACGGCTGGGATGATATTGTCGGCATCGACAAATCCGCCGTTCCCACAGACATCGGGTCGACCGGCCACGCGTCGGATTTCTGTTTCGCCACCAGCCACGATCTATTGTCCACATGGAGCACCATGTACTCGATGGATTTCTACGAGAAGATGGGCCGTTACTCCCGCATCGGTGGGATCGAAGTGTGCCGCAAAGGCGATGACGATCGTCTGACCGAGCTCAAGCGTCGCTGCGACAGTGGTCGTGCGTTCGGCTCCAACGTCCGCATGATCACCGCCGCAGAAGCGAAAGAGAAATTCCCACTTCTCGAAGAAGACCAGATCGAATGTGCCATGTGGGACCCGGATGCCGGTCTCGTGGTGCCGCGCTCCCAGGCCGTCGCAGGCGAATTGATCGACGCCGCCGAGAAAAGCGGCAAGCTCAAGGTGTTCGCCAACACCCCAGCTCTGGAGCTGATCACCGAGAACGGCCGCGTCACTGGTGTGAAAACCCACCGTGGCACGATCATGGCCGATTACGTTGTGGTCTGTGCTGGTCTCTGGGGCCGTTTGATTGCCGAAATGGCGGGCGAAGACCTTCCGGTCATGCCGGTCGACCACCCGCTGACCTTCTTCGGACCTTACGATGAATTTGCCGGTACTGGTCTTGAAATTGGCCGTCCGCTGCTGCGCGATCAGGGCAACTCCGCCTATATGCGTGACACGGGCGATCCCGCGACCACCGAGGGTGGTCAGATGGAATGGGGCTACTATTACGAGAAAGACGTGCGCATGGTGCATCCGCGCGACATTCTTGAAAAAGAAGAGGCCCGCATGGGTCCGTCCATGCGCGACCTGAGCCTTGAGGACGTGATCGAGCCGCTTGAGAAAGCCATGGAGCTGACCCCGATCCTTGCCGAACTTGGTTTCAACGAAGCTCACTCGTTCAATGGCCTCTTGCAAACCACCACCGATGGCGGTCCGTCGATGGGCGAAAGCCGCAAGCTGCGCGGCCTGTGGTACGCCGTTGCGATCTGGGTCAAAGACGGTCCCGGCATGGGCAAACTTATCGCCGACTGGATGACCAAGGGCCGCACGGATGTCGACCACAACGGCATCGACTACGCGCGTTTCAACGACTACCAACTGACCGAAGACTACATCTGGGGTCGTTGCGAGGAAACCGCTGCGAAAATCTACAACCCGCCGGTCCACCCGCGCGAACCGTTCGCGAATGCCCGTGGCATCCGTCGTTCGCCTTTCTATGAGCGCGAAGTCGAACTCGGCGGCTATTTCATGGAACTTGGCGGCTGGGAACGGGCGCACGGTTACGCAGCCAACGAGCATCTTCTCGAAAAATACGCCGATCAGGTGCCTGTGCGTGAAGCCGAATGGGACAACCGTCACTTCTGGCGCGTGTCCAACGCTGAACAGCTTGAGATGAGCGCGGATTGTGGCATGATCAACCTGTCGCACTTCCACATGACCGACATCTCCGGTCCCGATCACGTTGCATTGATGGAATATCTTTGCGCGGCTAAAATCGGTGGTGACAACATGATCGGCAAAGGGATCTACACCCACATGCTCGATGACGAGGGCATGGTGCGCGCCGACTTTACGGTGTTCCGTATGGAAGACCGCTGCCGTCTGGTGAACGGGGCTGACGCCGGTCCGCGTGATCTGATGTATATGAAGCGTATGGCCCAAGATCGCGGTCTCGACGTCACCATCACGGACGTGACCGAGGATTACACAACGGTTGGCATTTGGGGCCCGAACGCGCGTGAGAACCTCAAAAAAGTCGTGACCGATCCCGATATGCTCGACGTGGAGAACTTCCCCTTCGCGGCGATCAAAACGATCGAGATCGCGGGTAAAAAAGTCTCCGCTTTCCGCATCTCTTATGTCGGTGAGCAAGGCTGGGAGCTTCACATGCGCTTTGATGACGGTCTGGCCGTCTGGGACGCGCTGCGGGCTGAGGGTGTTCTGGCCGTGGGGGTCGAAACCTACGCCAACTCGCGTCGTCTGGAGAAATCCCTGCGCCTGCAAAACGCCGATCTGAACACGATGTACAACCTCTACGAGGCTGACCTGTCGCGTCCGAAGGTGAAAGAAGCGGAGTTCCGCGGCAAAGAGAAACACATCGAATACCGTGGGCGCGAGCACCAACCGGCGATGCTGTGTACCCTTGTGATGAAAGAGCACACCGACAGCAATGGCGTGAAACGCTATCCGAACACCACCCTGCCGGTGATGGACCCGGAAACGGGCGAGGTGCTGATCGACGAGCTGGGCCGCCGCTCCTTCACGTCTTCCGTCGCATTCGGTCCGACTGTCGGCAAAAACATCGCGCTGGCCTATCTGCCCTGGGACTATTGTCAGCTCGGGCGTGAGCTCAACGTCACCTATCTTGACGAGACCTATCCGGTTGAAGTCGCAGGTGTCGGCTACGCACCGCTCTATGACCCGGAAAACACCAAACCGCGCAGCTAA